The DNA segment GAAGAAAATACCTCTACCAGTTTTCTAATTCATTTGTAAGTCTTCTTGTGGTCCAAAATttatggaacaaattttgtgtaAAACTATAATTCACATttaacccattttaactagtttgacccaTAATTCTTGAGCCACTTTCAATCTAAAATCCTCCAaagatgcaagcttttctaacttgtggtaatttgttatgccttcaaaatcattcccaaaaatttgggaaaaatcactaatattcctcatttaacatggaataatttctaaaattatttccagtcCTATGTTTCATAGCAATATTGTAAGTTCCTTCACAAAGCACCACTTAACCTTAATTTTCACGATTTATGTTTaactgaaattgcatgttaataattactcaaaacaattaaacatgatgctaatgacgctTAATGACACGCTTAAGCCATTTGGGCTATTACACTTATCATACATtagattttatatttttttcttagagTTAGAGTTGGACACATATATTattagataattattttttcatcatgTATTATATCTTTTTTCTCGAAGTCGGAGTATGAGCTGATAGTGCTGTGAGATTTTAGTTAGTTAGATAGATAGAaaattttcacttcatttatATCTCCACACAACACATTAAACACTATagagatgtcatcaaagtaagcACACAGAGTGTGATCGCTGAGATGTGAAAATAATATTACATCCATTTTTTTACTTGTCACCGGCTTTTACTGTGGCATTTTTGACCTTGCATTTTTTCAATGAaaaagtgaaagtgcatctagacccctaagtgggttttggtgataatgacaaacAATTAAAAAACTAATGAGGGTTATGAAGTATGGACAGATGTGGTTCCATCAAGTGAAAATTCGACACATGTTGACCCCTAAAGGAGAAAGGAAAGCGGCAGATGGATCTTATagttttaaattcttttattgtTTTGAAATTAAGTTTAGGACACCATACTATTAAGGGGATATAAAATTACTTGTTTGCGTAGAAACAGTGCTCAAGAGAACTAACAAACCCATGAGAGATATCGAACATAAGTCTTGCACCCTTGTTAGCCCTAATTCTTTTGAACCTAGAAAATGCGGAGGGTTCGCATAACTGCatggagggtccgcactttagCTGCTTTGGGTTAACTATGAAGGGTCCGCACTTTCCAggagtaacggctagtttttgagagtggAGTATTTATACTCCACACATTTTCATCCAACCAAAAAACCAGGCATTCATTTTTGACCTAACCTGAGACAAGAAGCTCTAGTTCATTCAAAGCTCCCCTCTCCAATCTCCTTTGTGATTCTTGGTGAAATCTTTGTTAGGATTGAGTGAGAAAATGAGTAATGCTAGTGAGATACAAATCCATCCTTTGAGCACTCGTTTTCTTCGTCAAGCCGCTGATTtcatgtttgttactcttggtggttcgtcCACCTAGACGGCTAGACGTCGCCCGTTGAGCTACCAATCTTGTGGTGAGccccgggaagtttgtattacctcTGAAATTGAGTAAGTAACCATatcttgatctttgtggtcgtttGGGTAagaaaatggttgaaagagactcgaTTCTTTGTGAGCTCTTCAACGGAGACATATGCACTTCTTAGTAGAGTGGTCGAATTTCGGTAAACAAATTCTTGTGTCTTATTTGTCAATTTATTGTGATTTGTTCTAGTCCCTAGTTTCCAttgatttttaggattttaacCTGATCTATCTATTTGTAAGATTTGAGCTGCAGGTACCTAAATATACAAGTTGAAAAACAACCTCTGGTGCTTAGTAATTTGTGGATTTTATACTCGTTATCTTTGCATAGGCATCAATTTAAGTTTTCTTCAGAAAGTCTGGAGTATCCGCATATTTCTGCGGAACTTTCGCATATCTGCAGAGGTTCCAGACAAATCTGCGGAGAGTCCACATTTGTTTAATCCGCTGTGTTCAGAATATTAAATTTTCAGATTTCACATATTCACCCCTCTAAGCGGAATTTCAAAAAGTTACAAATACTAAAAAGTATACAATACTAATGaatatattttatgatgaatctaatgatatgaaagttttagatatttataaactttttatagaaaaatcaTAAGGTCAAATCGCTACAGTAAATACTAGTGACAAGTAAACGAAAACGGAGATAGTAACATTCAGTATTATCTATCTATAGATATGCGACAATTTAACTATATATTACAGTATTATGTTTTTAAGTGAAATTATAATAGACTTTCTCGTAACAAATAACATTCGTATACTTCGGTACGAATGAATATCAGTcatcctattttttttctctgatcCGAAATCAGACACATATAGTATCAGATAACCATTATTATATCTCATATTTACTTTGCAAGATTTCGGTGGGCGGACGAAAAATTTTCACCcacttcttattttctttctctGGTCTAGATTTAGATACTGGTTATACtccatcttattttattttttttctttaatctGAAGTCAGAGAGAGATAATATCTTACCGTTATTATTATATTGGTTCCGTTTTCACCCTAGGTGAGTGACAGTTGCTGTCTTTCTGGCTCCTATCATATCATTCCGCCCTAGACAGTCGCCTGCCCGATCCATCCATgctccactctctctccctccctcctcactTCTCTCTCCTCCAGCCAGGCCATTAGGCAAGGCGGTGAGTGAGTGCGATCGGCGGCAGGGTAGGGGGCAGCGCACGGCACGGCACTGCATTGCGGTCGCCATGGCCGATCCGCCGCTCAagcaccaccagcagcagccaccTCCACCACAGCGCCCCAGCCCCAGGCTGAGGCCCGCCATCGAGGTGGAGGACCTCATCAACCTCCTCCACGGCTCCGATCCCGTCCGCGTCGAGCTCACACGCCTCGAGAACGAGCTCCAGTGTATgtaacctctctctctctctcagcctcTGCCTCAGATCTCATCCACCTACCCACTAACTCTCTCCTCCCCATCCTCATTCTTCTCATCTTCTGGCTTGTCATATTCCCAAATTGGATTGGATCTCACTTCCAGCTCTGCTCTGCAGATAAAGAGAAGGAGCTGGGCGAGGCGCAggcggagatcaaggctctgcGACTGTCCGACCGCGCGCGCGAGAAGGCCGTCCAGGATGTCAGTAATCCCCACCCTTATTACTCTACACTTCGCTGCCTCTTCCTCAACTCGGTCTATGACACGCTCCTCGAACAACTTCTCAACCAGATCCCACTAGGTGTCTGTCGGCATCCATTGGATTTAGATTTTCTTTGCTTGAAATTCACCTCTTCTGTGTACAAATCAAACCATTCACTGTTGTTGCTccaaagaattaaaaaaaaaagtcaagtcTTTGTAACTCGGGAAAGCTCCAATGCACTTGGCCGTATAGGTGTTGTCTGCTCTTACTGAGTTCGTTTAGGATCTGCATTCCTGGTTATATCATATCATGTCCTAGGGAACTATCCAAATCAACGAAGACCTGGTGGTTTAGCTTGTGCCATCTTCTCGAGTACCCACCGTTCTTATTGTtcaagtataagtgaattgtccACCTTTCCCCATCAGCTTAGGCTTTTGGGTGAGCTGGTTGGTGCATGCATCTCAATAGTTATTCTGATTGTACACAATGCAGCATCCAGTTTGAGCATAAAACAGGCACCCTCAAGTAATTTGGCATAAGTGTTCGGAGTAAGAATGATGAAAGTGTCCTGTCTTATCTCTGTTGTGATCATACCTAATATGTTTCCTTTAACGCTCGCCAAATTTTTGTACTTTTTGGAACAATCCTGACTTTGTCTCCTGCATCAATGTAAGCTTACGGAAGAGTTGGCAAAGGTGGATGGGAAGTTAAAACTTACAGAGTCTCTCCTTGAAAGCAAAGTAATGGTGTTgccctttcctttttccttttgtgCATTTCACTCTTTTATGTCGAAAACAGTTATTGATAATTTGCAAGACTGCAGAACCTCGAAGCAAAGAAGATCAATGATGAAAAGAAAGCAGCACTTGCCGCGCAGTTTGCAGCAGAGGCTACACTACGAAGGGTACATGCTGCTCAGAAGGATGATGACATGCCTCCTATCGAGGCCATTCTCGCACCACTGGAAGCTGAGCTCAAACTGGCTCGTCAAGAGGTACTTGGTCCAATCCAAGCATATGGAATTCTGAATACTTACTTAGCTTTGTCCTTTTTTTCCAGTCATGAatacaccttttttttttcttccatcgCCTCTTATCCAGTTCTTGTTCTCAGAAAGTATTCCAGTTTTACAAATGACTAGTGCTGCAATCTGCCTACTCATTTTCTGTGTCTTTTTTGACAGTTGTTAATATTCTGATCGTCTAACGTGGTCTATTGTGTTGCTAGTCGCCACTTCTGAAATTTGTATAGTGTATCTAAGTCTACAACTTGATAAGGGTATAAGGCGGTACATAATCTGTATTTTATCATTGGTATTTATGCGCAGCTGTCAATTTTATGATTAAATGCTGGCTATTTATTCTCATGCTTATTGAATGACACGCTGCTCGTGGAAATGCTGAAGTGTTAGATTTCTTGCGCAGATTGCAAAATTACAAGATGATAACAGGGCATTAGACCGTCTTACAAAGTCTAAGGAAGCAGCTCTGCTTGAAGCAGAAAGGACGGTTCAGATAGCATTGGCAAAAGCTTCCTTGGTGGATGACTTGCAGAACAAAAACCAAGAATTGATTAAACAGATCGAGATATGTCAGGTATACAACAACGGAAGTATTCATTTACAGCGATTTACAAGCTTTTGTTACTCACCTTGCTACAGTACATGAGGCTTTGTCTTTGGCACCTAACAGGAAGAGAATAAAATCTTGGATAGAATGCACCGCCAGAAAGTTGCCGAGGTTGAAAAGCTCACACAGACTGTTAGGGAGCTGGAAGAAGCTGTTCTTGCTGGCGGTGCAGCTGCGAACGCTGTGAGAGACTATCAGCGGAAAGTTCAGGAGATGAATGTAATGCATGAATCATGATGCTCTGGACACATGTTATGCATTTTGGGATACTTAGTGTACCGGAAGGCACCACTATTAATGTTAACTTCAATTTTGCTATTCTCAGGAGGAAATGAAAACTCTTGACCGTGAACTAGCTCGTGCAAAGGTTTCAGCAAATAGGGTTGCAGTTGTGGTGGCAAATGAGTGGAAAGACGGCAATGATAAAGTAATGCCTGTTAAACAATGGCTTGAGGAACGAAGGATTCTGCAAGTACGTAACGaatgtatctttttttttccggTTTTACACTTGCTGACTTGTTCTCGATTGATATTTAGAAGCCCCTCAGTGGAACAGTACACCCCACTGAAGTAAACAATGCTGCCTTTTGTTGGTGTTTTGAGAATTGACCGTTTTGCAGGGAGAAATGCAGCAACTCCGGGACAAGCTTGCTATAGCTGAAAGGGCTGCAAGATCGGAAGCTCAACTGAAAGTACGCTTTTTCTCTATATGTTTCTCATGAAGCCCTCTCATCCCATCTTTCTATCAGTTAGGTCTTCCCACTGTATCTTCATAGTGTTAAATAACGCAGGATAAGTTCCAGTTACGGCTTAAAGTACTTGAGGAAGGATTGAGAATGTCTACATCCCGAGCCAATGTCAGTGCTACACGGCGCCAGTCTATTGGTGGTGCTGATAGTTTATCTAAGACCAATGGCTTTCTGTCGAAGCATCCATCCTTCCAGATGAGATCCTCAGTATCTACCACCACAACTCTAGTTAACCATGCAAAAGGGGCATCCAAATCTTTCGATGGAGGCTGTAGATCACTTGGACGTTATAAGGGCCTTGTAAATGGGAACGGTATGAACATTTCTACCGATTCCAGCGAAGATAAGGAGTCAAACAACTCAGATGAGAAGCCTAGTGAATTTCCATCGACCGAGTCAGAGGACATGGTGTCTGGTGTGCTATATGATATGCTGCAAAAGGAGGTGATTGCTCTAAGGAAGGCATGCCATGAAAAGGATCAAAGCCTGAAAGACAAGGATGATGCGATTGAGGTAACATTTAGTCTGCGATCCAGTTGCTTTGCTAtttcttcatttgtttttgAACGAGTAATTTGTTGTGCAGATGTTGGCAAAGAAAGTAGAAACTTTGACAAAGGCGATGGAATCAGAGGCAAAGAAAACGAGGCGCGACTTCGCTGCTATGGAAAAGGAGCTGGCAGCTATGCGCTTGGAGAAAGAGCAGGATAGCAAAGCAAAAAGGTTTGGTAGTTCAAGTGGTTTGGCCAACAGTTCGCAGCTCCCACCTGGCAGGTATTTTCCAGAAACAGCAGTTTGCATCTTAATATCCCTCAGCTGTGAAGAATATTATTAGCGAGTATGTGATTGACCAATTTTGTGTCTTTCTTGGGGTGGGTTCGCCTTAATTCAGGACTTTACCTCGGAGTGGTTCAGCACGCAACATGTGATGCAAAAGGGAAACCGTGAAAGAAGCATCCAAAGACGTTAGATGGGTGCTAGTTTGAATCCTTGGATTAGGAGTGGTGACAAGGACGGACCCTCTCCTGGAGAAGATGGCATTGCATTTGTTAGGACAGGAGAGGGGAGCGGTGAACCTACATCTCATGGGGATCAACTACTTGTGTCTAACCAGGCCAGCTAGTGGAAGGGTGTGCTCTTGCTagtgcatttttttctttcatttccttGTAATGAGCTTTGGTGTTCTTTTTGCAATGATCTTTGTTGGTGTTGTATAGGTTTGGTGAGGGGTTGCATTCTTTTTCTGTTGATCTCCGTTGTATTGTAAAATGTATCAACTGAAGAGCTACTGGTTATAGTTTGTCTTGAGAGTTtgtcttgttttttttaatatgtatgTTGGGCATGTGCGTCGATGTGAATAACGGACATGATTGCGGTGGACAAGCATCTAATTTTATTTGATGATGTGATTTTGTGCAAGAAAAGTTGTTTTTGTGGTGAATGAAGAACGTAGGTAATGTTGAAGACTGGCCAACCTTCAATTCAATTTGCTTATACAGAAACTTGGACttggacttggacttcttcctCGTACGGCCAAATATACGAGAGGAGAGGACAGGGTGATTGTATAGATCATTACGCTGAAATAATAAGAAAGAGAGCCTCTCTATATCTGTTTACTTGTGCTTACATCTATTTTTTGCTATGTTGATCGTGAGAGACGGAGTGGGTAAGGTCCTAACAGTTGGCAATGTTATTTTACAACATGGTATTAACACTAATCTCTACCTCGCCGTTGTCGTTGTCACCTGCGCTTCAGCATCATCGTCTACTTTGACTACGTCGATGTTGCTGACGGAACCAGCTCTGCTACCTCTTCATTGCTTATAGTCTCTACGGCATCGAGCATCTACCTGTGTCACGTGATCTACCGGCAACAACACACCATACGGTATGTGAATCTGGCCATCGAGCTGACACCCCCCCACCCATTTTTTTACTGTATATGAACAATACATAGGGTGGGCCCATAAGCCACCACCGGAGAATCTCATCGCTGCTAGCATGCAAGCCAATGACGGCGTCATCCCTACACAAATAGTACACGCGACAGCTTGAATGCCGACGCTACATAACGAACACATGTACGCGGCATGAAGCCTCTACTGCCACAATCCCCGAAGTTGTCGGAGGCTCAAAGTCGTTGGCATCATTGCCGAGACTCGTACGTTATCATTGCTGCCCTCCTTGATCCGCACCGATGAGCCACCGAAACAGCCCGCCAGCGCCTTCCACATCTCCTTGTGTGTGTTGATGTTGGCGTGAAACTGCCACCACCTCTAAATGGATCCACCATCCCTCGTCCGCCCTGACCGCTGGATAGTCCAGGGATCCCTACCTCGTGCTGCACCGCAAGGAGCCGATGCACCTCGAACGGCCCCTGCTGTCACCTTCCACCTATCGTGCGAGCCCATAGACTCTTCAAGGACTATTTGGAATATATGGGCctaacccattttaatttgaaaataatttctaataaatatCAAAGGCCTATTAGATGAAAAGAGGTGATAGGTTTTAGTCCTATATTGCTAGTGGAGGTAGAGAAAGACTAACTTAAAAGGACTTGTGTCCCTCATCCCACTAGCATATGTGGATAAAAGAACTATAAGAACACAAACGTGCATGCGCtcgctcgcctcgcctcgccttgTCGGCAGGGCCATGTCAGGGGCGAAGGGCGTGTGCGCAGTACACTTGCGTGAATGGTCCACTAAAATCGTGTCTAGTTGCTTGCGCAGGTGCAACTttcttttgcattttttttttgctatgtgAGAAAACGGTCCACGATTATCTGCATAAATCATGTCGATTAAGAGTTCGATTGCGGCGCGTAACTGAGTCCGATCGTGACACATTTCAACCACGCGattttctctctatatatacctaCCAGCCACTACAAATGATATACACAATTAGGCTTTTGCCTCTGCTCTCTGCTGTACCGCCATAGATAGTGTACCCAGTCCTGCTACATCGGCGTGCACTGACGATTCGGAGAGTAGGTCTCCGGAACTCATCATCCTTGTGATCCTACACTGTGAGAGAGCAAATAAGGTTTTTTAGAAGCACTCTGTACGACTGCTCGTGTTCTACTTCCTCTTCTCCATCAATTGCGCGTGTTCTACTTCCTATTCACCAGTGGCTTCTGCATCGACATCATGGGGGCTTCTGCGTCTCTCGTTGCCAATTGGTACATTCAAAATAATCAACTTTTCATGTTTGTGTATGCTGAGAAGTGTTTTGATGTTCCTATTAACGATTACTTTCGAGAGTTATATGTGTAGGTCtgttatatacatatttatattaTACTATCACTATATCATGACATTAGTTTATAATCTTCAGCTTATGTTCTATttagtaattaaattaaatataaaaatatgctTTTATTCAACAATCCAAAAAATGTATTATAGGCACTTTGATTAAACGATGACTGGTTTTGTTAAGGCATTAAGGCCGGATAAGTTTGCCGGTGTGCACTTCAAAAGATAGCAGTTAAAAGCCACTATGTGACTTACTGCTATGAATGCCTATTGGGTTGCGTCTAGCAAACATGTAGAAACTTTACCGCTaagaggagaagaagtttgagGATACCAATACACTATTTGTAGGATGTATTCTTAACGTTCTTACCTATCATCTCTATGATGTGTACATACACATAAATGACACAAATAAGTTGTGGGATGCACTGAATACTAAATTTGACGCATCAGATGCAGACAACGAATTGTATATCATGGAGCAATATCATGACTATAAGATGACTGATAATCAGTCGGTAGTTGAGTAGGATCATGAGTACAATGTATTGTAAAGTAATTTAAACTCCTTAAGTGTCAACTACCTGACGAGTTTGTGGTTGTAGTCATCATTGCTAAGTTGTCTCCTTCATAAAGGAATTTTGTCAATGCTCTAGTATACAAGAGATAAGAAATTTTTGTTGAGAATTTGATCACGCCTCTTAATGTTGAGGAGAAAACTTGGACTAATGATGTGTACGCTAAAGGAGACGTGGGACAATCTAGCACCAATATGGTGCAACAATCCTCTAACGGCAAGTTCAAAAGGGAAAATGATAAGGTCAAACAAACCACTaatttcaagaagaagaagatgaataaaGATGATAAATTTTATCTTGTGTGCGGTGATGTTGGACATTGAGCTAAAAATTATCAACACCGTAATGAAAAAAAGGTTAATCAAGAAAATAACTCAAAGTCTATCAACGTGACCATTGGCAACACTGGAGATAGGGCTACTAGGTGTCGTAATTTACCCTATTGTTCTTTTAGTGTGTCAGTCCACTAGATTGATACTGGGGCTAATGTATATACGTTTGCTGATATTTCAATGTTCTTTTCTTGTTAGACCCATCGAGATTTTTTCGTCCTAATGGAGAATGAGTCACATGCTTCTGTTTATGGTGTTGACAAGGTAGATCTAAAGTTTACTTCGGGAAAAATTATGCAACTGAAGAATATGCAACATCCCCTTCGATAAACAAGAGTTTAGTTAGTGGTCTCTTGTCTATAGATAAGGGTAGTGttttttttgaaaggatggTAAGAGTATtaccaatttttttaaagaaaaagagAATTGATCCAGTTTATAAGGAAAATCGAGATCGAAAACCTCATAAATGCATAGTAAAAAGGAATCGATAGACTACCCCAAGACGACGATACGAACTTGAAAAACAGAACGAAGTCCACACCAAAGGCACAACCAGACAGTAGACAACTCCAACCCCAACTCAACTCACGCGCTAAccaactgaaagtgcatctagcccctatgtgtggttttggtaattaatgacaatgcctatggactaacaatggtgttaagTGTGCTAAtaagttgttccataggtgatgcatgaaggagatatatgcatcaagatgaatgagctctaagtgatgcttggATGCATCAATGATAAAAGCATGGATTCATTAAGAAAtgccatgagatcaaaagaattgcatcaaagtcattgaaatctttgtgatgctcataagaagaaagaaaagctaATAGAAAAATGGCGATAAGTGTGAATACTAAATTATTTGTGGAAATCAAGTAATCAAATGTATGCCATTGTCAacagagttttatggactaacccgtgtgctatatgtttgagagtgagttggggttaggatctataagaaggcataagttgaattcaaatcttataTGCtaaaagtgaagaac comes from the Phragmites australis chromosome 22, lpPhrAust1.1, whole genome shotgun sequence genome and includes:
- the LOC133904681 gene encoding microtubule-associated protein 70-1, producing MADPPLKHHQQQPPPPQRPSPRLRPAIEVEDLINLLHGSDPVRVELTRLENELQYKEKELGEAQAEIKALRLSDRAREKAVQDLTEELAKVDGKLKLTESLLESKNLEAKKINDEKKAALAAQFAAEATLRRVHAAQKDDDMPPIEAILAPLEAELKLARQEIAKLQDDNRALDRLTKSKEAALLEAERTVQIALAKASLVDDLQNKNQELIKQIEICQEENKILDRMHRQKVAEVEKLTQTVRELEEAVLAGGAAANAVRDYQRKVQEMNEEMKTLDRELARAKVSANRVAVVVANEWKDGNDKVMPVKQWLEERRILQGEMQQLRDKLAIAERAARSEAQLKDKFQLRLKVLEEGLRMSTSRANVSATRRQSIGGADSLSKTNGFLSKHPSFQMRSSVSTTTTLVNHAKGASKSFDGGCRSLGRYKGLVNGNGMNISTDSSEDKESNNSDEKPSEFPSTESEDMVSGVLYDMLQKEVIALRKACHEKDQSLKDKDDAIEMLAKKVETLTKAMESEAKKTRRDFAAMEKELAAMRLEKEQDSKAKRFGSSSGLANSSQLPPGRTLPRSGSARNM